One window of the Sebastes umbrosus isolate fSebUmb1 chromosome 1, fSebUmb1.pri, whole genome shotgun sequence genome contains the following:
- the LOC119497667 gene encoding adenosine receptor A1 has protein sequence MSSSPGIKRQEHVDMMYISIETAIALASVVGNVLVVLAVCVNRALRNTTFCFIVSLAVADIAVGVLVIPLAIIISLGFNTQFYTCLFLSCLLLIITQSSILSLLAIAIDRYLRVKIPTRYSTIVTQRRACVAVCLCWILSFLTGLVPMIGWNNHNVHANLSNSSDIVCKFTTVMRMDYMVYFNFFGWVVVPLSVMIALYAEIFRVIRRQLNRRAEATCDAERYYRKELKLAKSLALVVFLFAVCWLPIHIMNCIDFFCPQCSIPKFAIYVGIFMSHVNSALNPLVYAFRIKRFRVTLIQIARRCMLCRPTEPTRCPTSTPDVTEKVDVNL, from the exons atgtcttcttctcCTGGTATCAAGCGTCAGGAGCATGTGGACATGATGTACATTTCCATAGAGACAGCTATTGCCCTGGCCTCTGTGGTGGGGAATGTGCTGGTGgtgctggctgtgtgtgtgaacagggCTCTCCGCAACACCACCTTCTGCTTCATCGTGTCACTGGCCGTGGCTGATATCGCTGTGGGTGTTTTGGTCATCCCTCTGGCTATTATCATTAGTCTGGGATTTAACACTCAGTTCTACACCTGCCTCTTCCTGTCCTGCCTGCTGCTGATCATCACCCAGAGCTCCATCCTCTCCCTGCTGGCTATCGCCATCGACAGATATCTGCGTGTCAAGATTCCCACCAG GTACAGCACCATAGTGACCCAGAGGAGGGCATGTGTGGCGGTTTGTCTGTGTTGGATCCTTTCCTTCCTCACTGGATTGGTTCCGATGATTGGATGGAATAACCACAACGTTCACGCAAACCTCAGCAACTCCAGCGACATTGTCTGTAAATTCACCACAGTCATGAGGATGGACTACATGGTGTACTTCAATTTCTTCGGCTGGGTGGTGGTTCCACTGTCCGTAATGATCGCTTTGTACGCGGAGATCTTTAGGGTGATCCGCCGACAGCTTAATCGGCGCGCCGAAGCCACGTGTGACGCTGAGCGGTACTATCGGAAGGAGCTGAAGCTGGCCAAATCACTGGCCTTGGTGGTCTTTCTCTTCGCGGTGTGCTGGCTGCCGATACACATCATGAACTGCATTGACTTCTTCTGCCCACAGTGTTCCATACCCAAGTTTGCCATATATGTAGGCATcttcatgtcccatgtgaacTCGGCACTCAACCCACTGGTTTATGCATTCAGGATAAAACGGTTCCGGGTCACGCTGATCCAGATCGCTCGCCGCTGCATGTTATGTAGACCGACGGAGCCCACCCGGTGCCCCACCAGCACACCAGACGTGACGGAGAAAGTGGATGTAAACCTGTAA